The segment AGACCAAAGTAGCCCTGGCAGCGCTGAAGGGAGATAAGACCCTAGTGCAGCTCTCCAGTGATTTTGGAGTCTCCACAGTTCAGATCGGACAGTGGAAAAAACAGTTACTACAAGGGCTGCCGGAGATCTTTCAGCGTAAGGGAAGCCCTGTAGATGTCGACGCCATAACAGCCCCTCTCTACCAGGAGATCGGTCGGCTCAAAGTAGAGCTGGACTGGCTTAAAAAAAAATCTGGCGTTGACTCTTGAGGAGAAGCGAGGCTGTGTGGAATCGGATCATCCTCATCTCAGCATTCGCCGACAATGTGATCTCCTCAATTTGAACCGTTCCAGCTTTTACTCTCCCCCGACATTTGGGAGAGAGAGTTTAGAGAACCTGGAGATCATGGAA is part of the Dethiosulfovibrio russensis genome and harbors:
- a CDS encoding transposase produces the protein TKVALAALKGDKTLVQLSSDFGVSTVQIGQWKKQLLQGLPEIFQRKGSPVDVDAITAPLYQEIGRLKVELDWLKKKSGVDS